In one Musa acuminata AAA Group cultivar baxijiao chromosome BXJ2-5, Cavendish_Baxijiao_AAA, whole genome shotgun sequence genomic region, the following are encoded:
- the LOC135612958 gene encoding S-adenosylmethionine decarboxylase proenzyme-like produces the protein MTFSMGGSPHPPPVSPIGFEGYEKRLEITFSEAPIFVDPQGRGLRAISRAQIDSILDLARCTIVSQLSNKDFDSYVLSESSLFVYPYKIILKTCGTTKLLLSIPRILDLAADLSLSVLSAKYSRGTFIFPGAQPSPHRSFSEEVSVLNGFFGSLKSGGNAYVIGDPSMPNRKWHIYYATQKPELPLVTLEMCMTGLDAERASIFFKNSVDGHNSSANEMTKLSGISDIIPEMEICDFDFEPCGYSMNGIHGPALSTIHVTPEDGFSYASYEAMGFNPHSLKYHDLVERVLRCFGPSEFSVAVTIFGGRGLAATWAKKVDLHGYACNDMVEQELPGDGLLVYQTFAASTATAESPRSILHHWEGYTLENAVKDGKGGVFSEREVPVEKGGKDEKGRL, from the coding sequence ATGACATTCTCGATGGGTGGTTCCCCGCACCCTCCCCCTGTTTCGCCAATTGGGTTCGAGGGGTACGAGAAGCGCCTGGAGATTACCTTCTCTGAGGCGCCCATCTTTGTCGACCCCCAGGGTCGTGGACTGCGCGCCATCTCGCGTGCGCAGATCGATTCTATTCTGGATTTGGCACGGTGCACCATCGTGTCTCAGCTGTCGAACAAGGACTTCGATTCGTATGTCCTCTCTGAGTCGAGCCTCTTTGTGTACCCCTACAAGATCATTCTCAAGACGTGTGGGACGACAAAGCTCCTCCTTTCCATTCCCAGAATCCTTGATCTTGCTGCAGACCTCTCGCTCTCTGTTCTGTCTGCAAAGTACTCACGTGGGACCTTCATTTTCCCCGGCGCGCAGCCATCTCCGCACCGCAGCTTCTCTGAGGAAGTCTCTGTCCTGAATGGCTTCTTTGGCAGCCTCAAGTCCGGCGGTAATGCTTATGTGATTGGTGATCCATCGATGCCGAACCGGAAATGGCATATATACTATGCTACCCAGAAACCTGAGCTGCCTTTGGTTACTCTGGAGATGTGCATGACCGGGCTGGACGCTGAACGCGCATCGATCTTCTTCAAGAACTCAGTTGATGGCCATAATTCTTCTGCGAACGAGATGACGAAGCTCTCTGGGATCTCCGACATCATTCCTGAGATGGAAATATGCGACTTTGATTTCGAGCCCTGTGGATACTCCATGAACGGGATTCACGGTCCAGCACTCTCTACAATCCATGTGACACCCGAGGATGGTTTCAGCTACGCGAGCTACGAAGCCATGGGGTTCAACCCTCACTCCTTGAAATATCACGACCTGGTCGAAAGAGTCCTCAGGTGCTTCGGCCCTTCTGAGTTCTCCGTTGCAGTCACCATCTTCGGAGGACGTGGGCTGGCTGCCACATGGGCGAAGAAGGTTGATCTGCATGGATATGCTTGCAATGACATGGTGGAGCAGGAGCTTCCTGGTGATGGACTGTTGGTCTACCAGACCTTCGCTGCTTCCACTGCGACGGCAGAGTCACCAAGGTCCATCCTGCATCACTGGGAAGGATATACTTTGGAGAATGCTGTGAAGGATGGCAAAGGAGGAGTCTTCTCAGAACGTGAGGTGCCGGTGGAGAAGGGAGGGAAAGATGAGAAGGGGAGATTATGA
- the LOC103985354 gene encoding putative leucine-rich repeat receptor-like serine/threonine-protein kinase At2g24130 — protein sequence MIQFMVMKHAIFLLLLQNIAAAEHHRLLPNRQQPIQQEKAALLAFKSSLTLQSQLALPNWNETTGVCQFVGVRCNRRHLHVKYLVLRGQLISGALSPVLANLTGLDTLDLSENNLTGHIPPEISYLRNLTILDLSGNLLNGTIPPSLAYLTKLGYLNIRSNKLAGQIPDAIFHNCTDLVVVDLSNNALFGEIPSEVGTGLQYLLFLNLYMNDLTGRLPPWLSNSSRLLQLDVENNNLSGELPTETVRGMSELEVLHLSHNNLLSHDSNTNLEPFFLALSNCSHLQELEMAGLGVGGSLPPRIGEGKQNLSIVNMEDNMISGQIPPDISNLSNLTLLNLSSNLLNGTLPKEIWQLPKLERLFLSCNFFVGFIPSEIGGLVSVGLLDLSDNMLAGEVPSSIGNLVRISELYLHKNQLSGSIPATLGRCMSLNKLDLSYNRLTGRIPPEVSGIAKIYFNLSNNQLRGPLPAELGKMDQVQEIDLSANKLAGEITSRLSACAELRLINLSHNHLRGQLPTALGHLQNLETLDVSFNYLDGEIPSSLNGCAGLTVLNLSYNDFNGSVPTGGVFSSFTDLSYLGNPHLCGSVVGRTCPRRRRWSNSRKFLIAVAVGASAVAFVLTVCCVMVLRKIRGMGIGRTGDGFGGSSPVVRSSYPRISYRELVAATEEFDQGRLVGSGSYGHVYRGVLRDGTVVAVKVLNLQAGNSTRSFNRECQVLKRIRHRNLMRIITACSLPDFKALVLPFMGNGSLESRLHSGSAELSLIQRVNVCSDIAEGMAYLHHHSPVKVIHCDLKPSNVLLNDDMTALVSDFGIARLVMSVGVGNTAENTGSSTANMLRGSIGYIAPEYGYGSNASTKGDVYSFGVVVLEVVTGRRPTDEMFEGEMSMHGWVKSHHHGRAAAIVDSALASEVRRQMPEVQIMWEAAIGELLELGLLCSQESPSSRPTMMDAADDLGRLKRSLAGDTTTATFASSLGLSSSVFGETSMSNFGD from the exons ATGATACAGTTCATGGTGATGAAGCATGccatctttctcctcctcctccaaaacATTGCCGCGGCCGAACACCACCGCCTCCTGCCTAACCGGCAGCAGCCAATCCAGCAGGAGAAAGCTGCCCTCTTGGCCTTCAAGAGCTCGCTCACACTGCAGTCCCAACTGGCTCTCCCAAACTGGAACGAGACCACCGGAGTTTGCCAGTTTGTGGGCGTCAGATGCAACCGGCGGCATCTCCATGTCAAGTACCTCGTCCTCCGCGGCCAGCTCATCTCCGGTGCCCTCTCACCGGTCCTCGCCAACCTCACCGGCCTTGACACGCTGGACTTGTCGGAGAACAACCTCACCGGGCACATACCGCCGGAGATTTCCTACTTGAGAAACCTCACCATCCTCGATCTCTCGGGGAACCTGCTAAACGGTACGATTCCTCCGTCACTCGCCTACCTCACCAAGCTCGGCTACCTCAACATCCGCAGCAACAAGCTCGCAGGGCAGATTCCAGACGCCATCTTCCACAATTGCACTGACTTGGTTGTCGTCGACCTCTCCAACAATGCTCTGTTTGGTGAGATCCCATCGGAAGTGGGAACGGGTCTTCAATATCTGCTCTTCCTCAATCTCTACATGAACGATTTGACCGGACGATTACCTCCGTGGCTTTCGAACTCGTCGCGCCTGCTTCAACTGGACGTGGAGAACAACAACCTTTCAGGTGAGCTGCCCACCGAGACAGTGCGGGGAATGAGTGaactcgaagtccttcacttgtCTCACAACAATCTGCTAAGCCATGACAGCAACACTAACCTCGAGCCCTTCTTCTTAGCTCTCTCCAACTGTTCCCACCTCCAGGAGCTTGAGATGGCAGGGCTCGGTGTTGGTGGATCGTTGCCACCCAGGATCGGTGAGGGTAAGCAGAATCTGTCCATCGTCAACATGGAAGACAACATGATCTCCGGCCAAATCCCTCCTGACATCTCAAACCTCTCCAACCTGACCCTGTTGAACCTGTCGAGCAACCTTCTAAATGGGACGCTCCCAAAGGAGATCTGGCAGCTCCCGAAGCTGGAGAGATTGTTTCTGTCCTGCAACTTCTTCGTCGGGTTTATTCCCTCCGAGATCGGAGGCCTCGTCTCGGTCGGTCTGCTTGATCTGTCAGACAACATGCTCGCTGGTGAAGTACCGAGCAGCATCGGAAACCTTGTTCGGATCAGTGAACTGTACCTTCACAAGAACCAGCTCTCTGGATCGATACCTGCAACACTCGGGCGATGCATGAGCTTGAACAAGCTGGACCTGTCGTATAATAGATTGACAGGGAGGATTCCCCCGGAAGTATCAGGCATTGCGAAGATATACTTCAACCTGTCGAACAACCAGCTGCGGGGGCCTCTTCCGGCGGAGCTGGGCAAGATGGATCAGGTGCAAGAGATCGATCTGTCCGCGAACAAGCTCGCCGGCGAGATCACCTCTCGGCTCTCGGCTTGTGCTGAGCTGAGGCTGATCAATCTGTCACATAACCACCTCAGAGGACAGCTTCCGACCGCACTTGGTCATCTCCAAAACCTCGAGACGCTTGATGTTTCCTTCAATTACTTGGATGGGGAGATCCCGTCGAGCCTTAACGGGTGCGCCGGTCTCACCGTGCTGAATCTTTCGTACAATGACTTCAATGGATCGGTGCCCACCGGCGGAGTCTTCTCGTCGTTCACCGACCTCTCCTATCTCGGAAACCCTCACCTCTGCGGGTCGGTTGTCGGAAGGACCTGCCCTCGACGCCGACGATGGTCTAATTCTCGCAAGTTCTTGATAGCTGTGGCCGTCGGCGCTTCGGCGGTGGCGTTTGTGCTGACAGTATGCTGTGTGATGGTGCTTAGAAAGATCAGAGGCATGGGCATAGGGAGGACAGGGGATGGTTTTGGTGGTTCATCGCCGGTAGTCAGGTCGAGCTACCCTCGGATCAGCTACCGGGAGCTTGTGGCGGCGACGGAGGAGTTCGATCAGGGAAGACTGGTTGGGTCGGGAAGCTATGGGCATGTTTACAGAGGAGTCCTGAGAGATGGAACCGTTGTTGCAGTGAAGGTGCTGAACCTGCAAGCGGGTAACTCCACGAGGAGCTTCAACAGAGAGTGCCAAGTTCTGAAGAGGATCAGGCATCGGAACCTGATGAGGATCATTACGGCGTGCAGCCTGCCGGACTTTAAGGCGTTGGTGCTGCCGTTCATGGGGAACGGCAGCCTGGAGAGCCGCCTCCATTCGGGCTCTGCCGAGCTGAGCTTGATTCAGAGGGTGAACGTCTGCAGTGACATCGCGGAAGGGATGGCCTACTTGCACCACCACTCTCCGGTGAAGGTGATCCACTGCGATCTGAAACCCAGCAACGTGCTTCTCAACGATGACATGACCGCCTTGGTCTCTGACTTCGGGATTGCAAGGTTGGTGATGAGTGTCGGAGTTGGGAACACGGCGGAGAACACCGGGAGTTCCACCGCCAACATGCTCCGTGGCTCCATTGGCTACATTGCTCcag AATATGGATATGGATCGAATGCGTCAACGAAGGGGGATGTGTACAGCTTCGGCGTGGTAGTGCTGGAAGTGGTCACCGGAAGGAGACCCACCGACGAGATGTTCGAGGGCGAGATGAGCATGCACGGGTGGGTGAAGAGCCACCACCACGGCCGCGCGGCGGCAATCGTCGATTCCGCGCTGGCGAGCGAGGTGCGGCGGCAGATGCCGGAGGTGCAGATAATGTGGGAGGCCGCCATTGGAGAGCTGCTGGAGCTGGGCCTTCTGTGCAGTCAGGAGAGCCCATCGTCCAGGCCGACGATGATGGACGCCGCCGACGACTTGGGCCGGCTGAAGCGGTCTCTCGCCGGcgacaccaccaccgccaccttcGCCTCCTCTCTTGGCCTCTCGTCCTCCGTCTTTGGGGAGACGAGCATGTCCAACTTCGGCGACTAG
- the LOC135612961 gene encoding uncharacterized protein LOC135612961: MGNTSSMLTQYDIEEVQEHCNHAFSQQEIVSLYHRFCQLDRNSSGFIPGDEFLSVPEFAVNPLSQRLLRMLDGLNFKEFVAFLSAFSPRTSLQQKIEFIFRVYDFDSNGRVTFDDILGVLRDLTGSFISEQQRQKVLTRVLEEAGYTKDSSLVLSDFMKILGNSDLKMEVEVPID, encoded by the exons ATGGGCAACACCTCCTCCATGCTCACCCAATACGACATCGAAGAAGTCCAGGAGCACTGCAACCACGCCT TTTCGCAGCAAGAGATTGTATCTCTGTACCACAGATTCTGCCAGCTCGATCGTAACAGCAGTGGATTTATCCCCGGGGATGAGTTCTTGTCAGTGCCGGAGTTCGCAGTTAATCCGCTTTCTCAG AGGCTACTAAGGATGCTGGACGGCTTAAATTTTAAAGAATTTGTTGCTTTCCTTTCTGCTTTCAGTCCGCGGACAAGCTTGCAGCAAAAAATCGAAT TTATATTCAGGGTCTATGATTTTGATTCCAATGGAAGAGTCACATTCGATGATATATTGGGCGTATTACGAGACTTGACGGGTTCTTTTATAAGCGAGCAGCAGAGGCAG AAAGTTTTGACCCGTGTCCTTGAAGAAGCTGGCTACACAAAAGATTCATCGCTCGTCTTGTCTGACTTCATGAAG ATTCTTGGCAACTCTGATTTGAAGATGGAGGTTGAAGTTCCTATTGATTGA